From Streptomyces sp. HUAS MG91, the proteins below share one genomic window:
- a CDS encoding pore-forming ESAT-6 family protein codes for MATSDRRSYDTGASAEVQGSLQGIIGRLETVLGDRDRAVKTAMADYQADGVSDEYHGKEVRWNRAANEVRDIIQLVRTTLEKNDATAQSTLAKARAAVNNIG; via the coding sequence ATGGCGACTTCGGACCGGCGCTCGTACGACACCGGCGCCTCGGCAGAGGTGCAGGGCAGCCTGCAGGGCATCATCGGCCGCCTGGAGACGGTCCTCGGCGACCGGGACCGTGCGGTGAAGACCGCGATGGCCGACTACCAGGCCGACGGCGTCTCGGACGAATACCACGGCAAGGAAGTCCGCTGGAACCGCGCGGCGAACGAGGTGCGCGACATCATCCAGTTGGTGCGTACAACGCTGGAGAAGAACGACGCGACCGCCCAGTCCACCCTCGCCAAGGCGCGGGCCGCGGTGAACAACATC